From one Thermanaeromonas sp. C210 genomic stretch:
- the hydG gene encoding [FeFe] hydrogenase H-cluster radical SAM maturase HydG — MATIKPEANWDPTSIVNPHDLEQLVESPPPSSAALEDILRKARNLRGLTLEEAASLLNLRDEHLLTQVYAAAGEVKEKVYGRRIVLFAPLYISNRCSNNCLYCGFRRDNRQLKRRALTPEEIGREAKALAEKGFKRVLLVSGEGREGRDVDYLVEAIKAVYRYSPLRIVHINVAPQTVANFRRLKEAGAGVYQCFQETYHPPTYIAMHPSGVKADYGWRLTCMHRAMQAGFGDVGIGPLLGLYDYRFEVLATLSHAAALEREFGAGPHTVSVPRLRPALGAVLTGVPYPLSDVDFRKVVAVYRLALPYVGIVLSTRERPELRDELINIGVSQMSAGSCVSPGGYARAGEPAAQFEVDDHRPLEDILQVILDGGRLPSFCTACYRAGRTGARFTGLARQGRIQDFCLPNALLSFKEYLLERAPLHLRERGERVIRAGLAVIKEESLRRATEEKLEQLEQGYRDLYF, encoded by the coding sequence TTGGCTACCATAAAACCAGAGGCGAACTGGGACCCTACCTCTATCGTAAATCCCCACGATTTAGAGCAGTTGGTGGAGAGCCCGCCGCCCTCTTCGGCGGCCCTGGAGGATATCTTGCGCAAAGCCAGAAACTTGAGGGGACTAACCCTCGAAGAGGCGGCCTCCCTTCTCAACTTGAGGGACGAACACCTCCTAACCCAGGTCTATGCTGCGGCAGGAGAGGTCAAGGAGAAAGTATACGGGCGGCGCATCGTTTTGTTTGCCCCCCTCTATATCAGCAACCGCTGTAGCAATAATTGCCTCTACTGCGGCTTCCGGCGGGATAATCGCCAGCTTAAACGCAGGGCCTTGACCCCGGAGGAGATAGGACGTGAAGCGAAGGCCCTGGCCGAGAAAGGCTTTAAGCGCGTACTACTGGTATCCGGTGAGGGCCGGGAGGGGAGGGACGTAGACTATCTGGTGGAGGCCATTAAGGCGGTTTACCGCTATTCCCCCTTGAGAATAGTCCATATTAATGTGGCTCCCCAGACGGTGGCCAATTTCCGCCGGCTAAAGGAAGCGGGGGCGGGGGTATACCAGTGTTTTCAGGAAACCTACCACCCACCCACTTATATAGCCATGCATCCAAGTGGTGTCAAAGCAGATTACGGATGGCGCCTGACGTGCATGCACCGCGCCATGCAGGCAGGCTTCGGTGATGTAGGCATCGGCCCTCTGCTCGGGCTTTATGATTACCGTTTCGAGGTCCTAGCCACCCTGAGCCATGCCGCAGCCCTGGAGAGGGAATTCGGAGCTGGCCCCCACACCGTTTCCGTACCCCGGCTGCGGCCGGCCCTGGGAGCAGTTCTGACCGGGGTACCCTATCCCTTGAGCGACGTCGATTTTCGCAAAGTGGTGGCCGTTTATCGTCTAGCCCTGCCCTACGTGGGAATAGTGCTCTCCACCCGGGAGCGACCGGAGCTCCGGGATGAACTGATTAATATAGGGGTTTCCCAGATGTCGGCAGGGTCCTGTGTAAGTCCCGGTGGCTATGCCCGGGCGGGGGAACCGGCAGCTCAATTCGAGGTAGACGACCACCGCCCCTTGGAGGACATTTTGCAGGTCATCTTGGACGGCGGGCGACTGCCCAGTTTTTGCACTGCTTGTTACCGGGCAGGCCGGACGGGTGCCCGGTTTACGGGGCTGGCCCGGCAGGGACGCATACAAGACTTCTGCCTCCCCAACGCCCTACTGAGCTTTAAAGAATACCTGCTGGAGAGGGCGCCCCTTCATCTGCGGGAACGGGGCGAAAGGGTAATACGGGCCGGCCTGGCGGTAATAAAGGAGGAATCTTTGCGCCGGGCCACGGAGGAGAAACTCGAACAACTGGAACAGGGATACCGGGACCTATATTTCTAG
- a CDS encoding thiazole synthase, giving the protein MTDKLVIAGREFNSRLMVGTGKYSSMEVMQKAIEASGAEIVTVAVRRLNLGSNEPSILDYLDLKKITLLPNTAGAYTVDEAVRLARLAREAGLSDMIKLEVIGDEETLLPDPVATIEATRILVQEGFIVLPYTTQDPVVARRLVEAGAATVMPLGSPIGSGQGLPNFEHIKLIIDRVNVPVIVDAGIGAPSDAALAMEIGADACLINTAIAQARDPVLMAEAMKQAVEAGRKGFLAGRIPKRPYASPSSPTEGMIGRPKA; this is encoded by the coding sequence ATGACGGATAAATTAGTAATTGCCGGCAGGGAATTCAATTCCCGTCTAATGGTAGGTACCGGTAAGTATTCCAGTATGGAAGTTATGCAGAAGGCTATAGAGGCCTCAGGAGCTGAAATTGTTACCGTAGCGGTGAGGCGCCTAAACCTGGGCAGCAATGAGCCTTCCATTTTGGATTATCTGGATTTAAAGAAGATCACTCTACTGCCTAATACCGCCGGGGCCTATACGGTGGATGAAGCGGTACGGCTGGCCAGGCTGGCCCGGGAAGCCGGTCTTTCGGATATGATCAAGCTGGAAGTTATAGGGGATGAAGAAACCCTACTTCCTGATCCGGTAGCCACCATTGAGGCCACCCGCATACTGGTGCAGGAAGGGTTCATTGTGCTGCCCTACACTACCCAGGACCCGGTGGTGGCTCGGCGCCTGGTGGAAGCCGGGGCCGCCACGGTCATGCCCCTCGGGTCGCCCATCGGTTCTGGCCAGGGGCTGCCTAACTTCGAACATATTAAACTCATCATCGATCGGGTAAACGTACCCGTAATAGTGGACGCGGGCATCGGCGCTCCCTCAGACGCGGCCCTGGCCATGGAGATCGGCGCCGATGCCTGCCTTATCAATACGGCCATTGCCCAGGCCCGAGACCCCGTCCTCATGGCCGAAGCCATGAAGCAGGCGGTGGAGGCCGGCCGCAAAGGGTTCCTGGCCGGTCGCATACCCAAGAGGCCTTATGCCAGCCCCAGCAGCCCCACGGAGGGCATGATAGGCCGGCCCAAAGCCTGA
- the thiS gene encoding sulfur carrier protein ThiS: protein MQIMVNGEKREVHPGTTVAGLLRQLGIDYRYMALERNRAIVPKQEYEKVVLQEGDEIEIVRFVGGG, encoded by the coding sequence ATGCAGATTATGGTGAATGGTGAGAAAAGGGAGGTCCACCCGGGCACGACCGTGGCCGGGCTGCTCCGGCAACTGGGTATCGACTATCGTTATATGGCCCTGGAGCGCAATCGGGCCATCGTACCCAAGCAGGAGTACGAGAAGGTGGTGTTGCAGGAAGGGGATGAGATCGAGATCGTCCGTTTTGTAGGAGGCGGTTAA
- the thiE gene encoding thiamine phosphate synthase translates to MAWLYVISNQQLTRYPLEVMAAKLEGVDFFQLREKNLPASELYRLACKLRRALPANTRLLINDRVDIAMAAGLDGVHLGQRSLPVEAARRLLGPNALIGVSVHNRGEALTAARSGADYLLFGHVFATDSKKGLPPRGLEALGEVAGEIGIPVLALGGVTVERVEACLAAGASGVAVMSAVMAATDPAAAVREFRRALDGDRGGT, encoded by the coding sequence GTGGCCTGGCTATATGTAATAAGCAACCAACAGCTTACCCGGTATCCCCTGGAGGTTATGGCGGCTAAACTGGAAGGAGTAGACTTTTTCCAATTACGGGAAAAGAACCTTCCTGCAAGCGAGCTCTACCGGCTGGCCTGCAAGCTGCGAAGGGCGTTGCCGGCGAACACCAGGCTTCTAATCAACGACCGGGTGGATATAGCCATGGCGGCAGGGCTGGACGGCGTACATTTGGGGCAGCGCTCTCTTCCGGTGGAAGCGGCCAGGAGGCTACTGGGGCCCAACGCCCTCATCGGGGTATCCGTACACAACCGGGGAGAAGCTTTGACGGCTGCCCGGAGTGGCGCCGACTACCTGCTCTTCGGCCATGTATTTGCCACCGATTCCAAGAAGGGTTTGCCGCCCCGGGGGTTAGAGGCCCTGGGGGAAGTTGCAGGGGAGATTGGTATACCAGTGTTGGCCCTGGGCGGGGTTACCGTGGAGAGGGTGGAGGCCTGCCTGGCGGCGGGGGCCAGCGGAGTGGCCGTCATGTCGGCCGTTATGGCTGCTACTGATCCTGCAGCGGCGGTCAGGGAGTTCCGCCGGGCCTTGGACGGGGATAGAGGAGGGACGTGA
- the groL gene encoding chaperonin GroEL (60 kDa chaperone family; promotes refolding of misfolded polypeptides especially under stressful conditions; forms two stacked rings of heptamers to form a barrel-shaped 14mer; ends can be capped by GroES; misfolded proteins enter the barrel where they are refolded when GroES binds) gives MAAKQLAFDVEARRALERGVNTVAQAVKVTLGPKGRNVVLERKFGSPVITKDGVTVAKEIELKDPMENMGAQLCREVASKTNDVAGDGTTTATVLAQSIMLEGLKNVTAGANPIFIKRGIDRAVDAVVEEIKKMSIAVESRESIAHVASIAANDTGIGELIAEAMEKVGKDGVITVEESKGTTTTVDVVEGMEFDRGYISPYFVTNAEAMEVELEEPYILIHEKKISAINDLLPLLEKVVRTGKPLLIIAEDVEGEALATLVVNKLRGTLSCAAVKAPGFGDRRKAMLEDIAILTGGTFISEDLGVKLENVELQMLGRAKKVKIAKEKCTIVEGYGSKDAVAGRVAQIKKQIEETDSDYDREKLQERLAKLAGGVAVIKVGAATETELKEKKHRVEDALAATRAAVEEGIVPGGGATLIHCIQVLDKIEADGDEAVGVRIVKRALEEPLRQICANAGLEGSVIVERVRSEKPPIGFDVVTEQYVDMIKAGIVDPAKVTRSALQNAASIASMLLTTEALVAEIPKEEKNQPMPPNMDY, from the coding sequence ATGGCCGCTAAACAATTAGCCTTTGACGTAGAAGCGCGGCGAGCCCTGGAACGGGGTGTCAATACTGTGGCCCAGGCCGTCAAGGTTACGTTGGGCCCCAAGGGTCGCAACGTCGTCCTGGAACGCAAGTTCGGTTCGCCGGTTATAACGAAAGACGGCGTAACGGTGGCCAAGGAAATCGAATTGAAGGACCCCATGGAGAACATGGGCGCCCAGCTCTGCCGGGAAGTGGCTTCCAAGACCAATGACGTAGCCGGCGACGGCACCACGACGGCGACGGTCCTGGCCCAGTCCATTATGCTGGAGGGCCTCAAGAACGTCACGGCGGGGGCCAATCCCATTTTCATTAAGAGGGGCATCGACCGGGCCGTGGACGCCGTGGTGGAAGAGATTAAGAAGATGAGCATTGCGGTGGAGTCCAGGGAAAGCATTGCCCACGTGGCCTCCATTGCTGCCAATGATACGGGCATCGGCGAGCTCATTGCCGAAGCTATGGAGAAGGTGGGCAAGGACGGCGTGATAACCGTCGAAGAGTCCAAGGGCACCACCACCACCGTAGACGTAGTTGAAGGTATGGAGTTCGACCGCGGATACATCTCCCCCTACTTTGTAACTAATGCCGAGGCCATGGAAGTGGAGCTGGAAGAGCCCTATATACTTATCCACGAAAAGAAAATCTCGGCCATTAACGACCTGCTCCCCCTGCTGGAGAAGGTCGTCCGGACGGGCAAACCCCTTTTGATCATTGCGGAAGATGTAGAAGGCGAAGCCCTGGCCACCCTGGTGGTCAATAAGCTGCGGGGCACTTTGTCTTGCGCTGCGGTGAAGGCTCCGGGCTTCGGTGACCGGCGCAAGGCCATGCTGGAGGATATTGCCATCCTCACCGGTGGCACCTTCATTTCCGAAGATCTCGGCGTTAAGCTGGAAAACGTGGAGCTCCAAATGCTGGGCCGGGCCAAGAAAGTCAAGATCGCTAAGGAAAAGTGCACCATCGTGGAAGGCTACGGCAGCAAGGACGCTGTAGCCGGCCGGGTGGCCCAGATCAAGAAGCAGATCGAAGAGACGGATTCCGACTATGACCGTGAGAAGCTTCAAGAGCGCTTGGCCAAATTGGCCGGCGGCGTAGCGGTTATCAAGGTCGGGGCGGCTACGGAAACCGAGCTTAAGGAGAAGAAGCACCGCGTGGAGGATGCCCTGGCGGCTACGCGGGCGGCCGTGGAGGAAGGCATTGTGCCGGGCGGCGGAGCGACCCTCATCCACTGCATCCAGGTGCTGGATAAGATCGAGGCCGACGGCGACGAGGCAGTGGGCGTAAGGATTGTTAAGAGGGCTCTCGAGGAGCCGTTGCGGCAGATTTGCGCCAATGCCGGTCTGGAAGGCTCGGTAATTGTGGAGCGCGTCAGGAGCGAAAAGCCGCCCATCGGCTTCGACGTGGTAACCGAGCAGTATGTGGACATGATTAAGGCCGGTATCGTGGATCCTGCTAAGGTTACCCGCAGTGCCCTGCAGAATGCGGCCAGCATCGCCTCCATGCTGCTGACCACCGAGGCTCTCGTGGCCGAAATTCCCAAGGAAGAGAAGAACCAGCCCATGCCGCCCAACATGGATTACTAA
- the groES gene encoding co-chaperone GroES: MLRPLGDRVVIKVVSTEEKTQGGIVLPDTAKEKPQEGEVVAVGPGRILDNGTRVAPEVKVGDRVVFAKYSGTEVKVDGQEYLIIRDSDILAVKE; the protein is encoded by the coding sequence ATGCTCCGGCCTCTTGGCGATCGGGTGGTAATCAAGGTAGTTTCGACCGAGGAAAAGACCCAAGGAGGCATTGTTCTGCCGGACACCGCTAAGGAGAAGCCCCAGGAAGGGGAAGTGGTGGCAGTAGGTCCGGGCCGGATCTTGGACAACGGTACGCGGGTGGCGCCTGAAGTTAAGGTGGGTGACCGGGTGGTCTTTGCCAAGTACAGCGGAACTGAGGTCAAAGTGGACGGGCAGGAATACCTGATCATCCGCGATAGCGATATTCTGGCCGTGAAAGAATAA
- the rodA gene encoding rod shape-determining protein RodA: MFNRKLWRNLDYVLVATVLAILSISLLVLDSAAASITSRPDYYVKKQMMVIALGLIGILAALAIDYQQLKRYRLPLYVFNLLLLASVFVIGSEAKGAQRWIDLGFFQFQPSEFSKLMVIITLASLLDGRQGKLNRLRDLLVPFLHVAGPMLLVLKQPDLGTALVFVAILGGMLYVAGVNSRLFFALVGGVALATGLALYAHFNWGMPLPLEEYQLKRLVVMLDPYNDGEGGRGAGYHIIQSQVAIGSGGLWGKGLHQGSQVQLNFLPEHHTDFIFSVVGEELGFFRTLGVLALYFLLLYRMIRIANQAKDFFGALLVTGVCCMFTFHVLVNVGMTIGIMPVTGIPLPLFSYGGSSMLTNLLALGIVINVNLRRQKILF; this comes from the coding sequence ATGTTTAACCGCAAACTATGGCGCAACTTAGATTATGTTTTGGTAGCCACTGTGCTGGCCATTTTAAGTATCAGCCTCCTGGTCCTGGACAGTGCGGCCGCCAGCATAACCTCGCGACCCGACTATTACGTTAAAAAGCAAATGATGGTTATCGCCCTGGGATTGATAGGTATCCTGGCGGCTTTGGCCATAGATTACCAGCAGCTTAAGCGGTATCGGTTACCCCTGTACGTCTTCAACCTCCTATTGCTGGCTTCAGTTTTCGTTATAGGCAGTGAGGCCAAGGGAGCCCAGCGCTGGATCGATCTAGGATTTTTCCAGTTTCAACCCTCGGAGTTCAGTAAGCTAATGGTTATTATCACTCTGGCCAGTTTGTTGGATGGCCGCCAGGGTAAATTAAACCGTCTGAGGGATCTGTTGGTCCCCTTTCTGCATGTGGCCGGGCCCATGCTCCTGGTACTCAAACAGCCCGACCTGGGAACCGCTCTGGTGTTCGTGGCCATTCTGGGGGGCATGCTATATGTGGCCGGCGTGAATTCACGCCTTTTCTTTGCTTTAGTTGGGGGAGTTGCTTTGGCCACCGGCCTGGCCCTTTACGCGCACTTCAACTGGGGCATGCCCTTGCCTCTGGAGGAGTACCAGCTCAAAAGGTTGGTGGTCATGCTAGATCCCTATAACGACGGAGAAGGGGGTCGTGGAGCCGGTTACCACATTATCCAGTCCCAGGTAGCCATCGGCTCTGGCGGCCTCTGGGGCAAAGGGCTACACCAGGGTTCCCAGGTCCAGCTCAATTTTCTACCTGAGCACCACACCGACTTTATCTTTTCGGTGGTAGGAGAAGAACTCGGGTTCTTTCGCACCCTGGGGGTGCTAGCCCTGTATTTCCTGCTCCTTTACCGGATGATCCGCATCGCCAACCAGGCCAAGGACTTTTTCGGTGCCCTCCTGGTTACCGGGGTTTGCTGCATGTTTACCTTTCATGTGCTGGTCAATGTGGGCATGACCATAGGCATCATGCCGGTGACCGGCATTCCTCTCCCCCTTTTCAGCTACGGCGGCAGTTCTATGCTGACCAACTTGTTGGCCCTGGGTATAGTGATCAACGTAAATTTGCGCAGGCAAAAAATTCTTTTTTAG
- the minE gene encoding cell division topological specificity factor MinE → MLDFLLRFFGRETSSSKKVAKERLRLVLVHDRVGVSPHLLEALKEDLIKVISEYLEIDAAGLEVSLSRENDTVALVANIPILRIKRTFKASGEQSVTY, encoded by the coding sequence GTGTTAGATTTCCTGTTGCGTTTTTTTGGACGCGAAACGAGCTCCAGCAAGAAGGTGGCCAAGGAGCGGCTGCGCTTGGTGCTGGTCCACGACCGGGTAGGGGTATCGCCTCACCTGCTGGAGGCCTTGAAGGAAGACTTGATTAAGGTTATTTCCGAGTACCTGGAGATCGACGCCGCCGGGCTGGAAGTTAGTTTGAGCCGGGAAAACGATACGGTTGCTCTGGTGGCCAACATTCCCATCCTCCGCATCAAGCGAACCTTTAAGGCCAGCGGCGAACAAAGCGTTACATACTAG
- the minD gene encoding septum site-determining protein MinD, which produces MGEVIVITSGKGGVGKTTTTANLGTGLALLGKRVVMVDTDIGLRNLDVVLGLENRIVYDLVDVVEGRCRLKQALIKDKRLENLYLLPANQTRDKTAVTRHQMMDLCDQLKEDFDFVLIDCPAGIEMGFKNAIAGAEKAVVVTTPEVAAVRDADRIIGLLEAAEMEAPRLIINRVRPDMVRRGDMMDIDDMLEILAIDLLGVVPEDEMIVVSTNKGEPAILDKRSRAGQAYHNISRRLLGEEVPLLNLEGNEGIVAKLRKLFGLG; this is translated from the coding sequence ATGGGTGAGGTTATAGTCATTACCTCGGGCAAGGGCGGCGTAGGGAAAACGACTACTACGGCTAATCTGGGCACCGGACTAGCCCTTCTCGGCAAAAGGGTGGTTATGGTAGATACGGACATAGGGCTGCGGAATCTGGATGTGGTGCTGGGACTGGAGAACCGCATAGTCTACGATCTGGTGGACGTGGTGGAAGGAAGGTGCCGTCTGAAACAGGCATTGATCAAGGATAAAAGGCTGGAGAATCTTTACCTTCTGCCGGCCAACCAGACCAGGGACAAGACGGCCGTTACCCGACACCAGATGATGGACCTGTGCGACCAGCTAAAAGAAGATTTTGATTTTGTGCTGATCGACTGCCCGGCCGGCATTGAAATGGGCTTTAAGAATGCCATTGCCGGAGCGGAAAAGGCCGTTGTGGTGACTACGCCGGAAGTGGCGGCCGTGCGCGATGCCGATCGTATCATCGGCCTGCTGGAAGCGGCAGAAATGGAGGCGCCGCGCCTCATAATCAATCGCGTACGGCCGGACATGGTCCGCCGCGGAGATATGATGGATATCGACGATATGCTGGAGATCCTGGCCATTGACCTCCTGGGAGTGGTGCCGGAGGACGAGATGATCGTGGTTTCCACCAACAAGGGGGAACCGGCTATTCTGGACAAACGTTCCCGGGCCGGACAGGCCTACCACAACATTTCCCGCCGTCTCCTGGGTGAAGAAGTACCCCTGCTGAATCTGGAGGGCAATGAAGGTATCGTGGCCAAATTGAGGAAGCTCTTTGGCCTAGGTTAA
- the minC gene encoding septum site-determining protein MinC has product MPSGGTLALGKSRCGPGHTLLVRRTVRSGQRIDYPGNMVIMGDVNPGGEVVAGGHVIVMGALKGIVHAGAEGDEGAVVIAFDLRPTQLRIAGYIARPPDVEDKPTRQPEIARVQDGTVIIERYQPGGERRFLNSGNTTKEEEQDG; this is encoded by the coding sequence ATGCCTTCGGGAGGAACGCTGGCACTGGGGAAGTCCCGCTGTGGGCCCGGACATACGTTACTAGTGCGGCGTACGGTGCGCTCGGGTCAGCGCATCGACTATCCGGGTAATATGGTAATTATGGGCGACGTCAATCCCGGCGGTGAGGTGGTGGCCGGGGGGCACGTCATCGTCATGGGCGCTCTGAAAGGTATTGTCCACGCTGGGGCCGAGGGAGATGAGGGGGCGGTGGTTATTGCCTTCGACCTGCGGCCCACCCAGCTGAGGATAGCAGGATATATTGCCCGGCCGCCGGATGTTGAGGACAAGCCAACCCGACAACCCGAAATTGCCAGGGTGCAGGACGGGACGGTGATCATCGAACGATACCAACCTGGCGGAGAAAGGCGCTTCCTAAACTCAGGTAATACCACGAAAGAGGAGGAACAAGATGGGTGA
- the mrdA gene encoding penicillin-binding protein 2, with product MGSQEKEPWKLNLNRRLQGYLAFLVLVFLVLAGRLFFLQVVNAHEFARQSAENSIRLIPIEARRGDILDRQGRVLATSQPVYAITLTNVPGQDMSPVIEKLARLLEDPELTPEVIAEKLKNNPYRYEPVVVKRLPAGPESMAVITRLEERRPELPGVNITTEPQRFYPNGPLAGHLLGFVGQITQEELEQRRSDNYRFNDKIGKSGIERYLEYEKRGDLRIGLRGQDGAEQVEVNAFNRKIRDLFTIPPAPGDNVELTLDLDLQKTLEEAMDRVIAETKKKNPKAGAGAAVVLDVKTGAILAMASKPDMDPNDFVTGAFSEKQAYYNDPRLKPMFNRAVQGTYPPGSTFKPITAIAALLAGVDPDYRIDCRGRYWKAGGISCWSSHGPVDLEKALAVSCNTYFQWAGEQAGIDLVNRVAAQFGLGSPTGAVGILGEAKGILPSPEWKKTVNGAALENWLAKEQEKIEQKYREVLASADEEERERLLRQKEQELGALKARFDITFNFETNWQPFDTYNTVIGQGANNYTVLQLANYVATLANGGTRWRPYLVKRVVSPEGEVKLEFGPEVAQKVDIPAEILEEVRRGMLAVTQPGGTASFLFADFPSHLKVGAKTGTAQTGLAGDDLSRDFYGTFIAFAPYDDPQIAFAGIIEYASHGGDSAGIVAREVFARYFGLTDQLSDAELAGRATE from the coding sequence GTGGGTAGCCAGGAAAAGGAACCATGGAAGCTTAACCTGAACCGCCGCCTACAGGGCTACTTAGCCTTCTTGGTTCTCGTTTTCTTAGTCCTGGCAGGGCGGCTTTTCTTTCTCCAGGTGGTAAATGCCCATGAATTCGCCCGGCAGTCGGCTGAAAACAGCATCCGGCTTATTCCCATCGAAGCCCGGCGGGGGGATATTCTGGACCGCCAGGGGAGGGTCCTGGCCACCAGCCAACCTGTGTATGCCATTACCCTGACCAATGTTCCCGGGCAGGATATGTCGCCCGTTATAGAGAAGCTAGCCCGCCTCTTGGAAGATCCCGAACTGACGCCGGAGGTTATCGCCGAAAAACTGAAGAACAATCCGTATCGCTATGAACCGGTAGTGGTTAAGCGATTGCCTGCCGGTCCCGAGAGCATGGCTGTAATTACTAGGCTGGAGGAAAGGCGACCGGAGCTGCCGGGTGTCAATATCACCACGGAACCCCAGCGGTTTTATCCCAACGGCCCCCTGGCCGGACACCTATTAGGTTTTGTGGGCCAGATAACCCAGGAGGAGTTGGAACAGCGGCGGTCGGATAATTACCGCTTCAACGACAAAATCGGTAAAAGCGGCATTGAACGCTACCTGGAGTATGAAAAACGCGGTGATCTTCGCATAGGCCTGAGGGGGCAGGATGGCGCGGAGCAGGTAGAAGTCAACGCCTTCAATCGCAAGATCCGAGATCTCTTTACCATTCCTCCGGCTCCGGGAGATAACGTGGAGCTGACTCTGGATCTGGATCTCCAGAAGACCCTGGAAGAGGCCATGGACCGGGTTATTGCCGAGACCAAGAAAAAGAATCCCAAGGCCGGCGCCGGGGCGGCAGTAGTGCTGGACGTTAAGACGGGGGCTATTCTGGCCATGGCCAGCAAGCCTGATATGGATCCCAACGATTTTGTCACCGGTGCCTTTTCCGAGAAACAGGCTTACTACAACGATCCCCGCCTCAAACCCATGTTTAACCGTGCGGTCCAGGGCACCTACCCCCCCGGCTCCACTTTTAAGCCTATTACGGCTATCGCCGCCCTTCTGGCCGGGGTTGACCCCGATTACAGGATAGATTGCAGGGGCCGATATTGGAAAGCAGGGGGGATCAGCTGCTGGAGCAGCCATGGCCCGGTGGACCTGGAAAAAGCCCTGGCCGTTTCATGCAATACCTACTTCCAGTGGGCCGGAGAACAGGCCGGCATTGACCTGGTGAACCGGGTGGCCGCCCAGTTCGGTCTGGGGAGCCCTACCGGTGCCGTAGGTATTCTGGGGGAGGCCAAGGGCATTCTGCCTTCTCCGGAATGGAAGAAGACCGTCAATGGGGCAGCCCTGGAGAACTGGTTGGCCAAGGAGCAGGAAAAAATCGAGCAGAAATACCGAGAGGTTTTAGCTTCCGCCGACGAAGAGGAGAGGGAGCGCTTGTTGCGGCAGAAAGAGCAGGAGCTGGGTGCCCTAAAGGCCAGATTCGACATAACCTTCAACTTTGAGACTAACTGGCAGCCCTTTGACACGTACAATACGGTAATCGGCCAGGGAGCCAACAATTATACTGTGCTCCAGCTCGCCAACTACGTGGCCACCCTGGCTAACGGCGGCACCCGGTGGCGGCCTTATCTGGTAAAGCGGGTGGTGTCCCCGGAAGGTGAGGTTAAGTTGGAATTCGGTCCGGAAGTGGCACAAAAAGTTGATATTCCGGCCGAAATTTTAGAAGAGGTTCGGCGGGGGATGCTGGCTGTGACCCAGCCGGGCGGTACGGCTTCCTTTCTCTTCGCCGATTTCCCGTCCCACCTCAAGGTGGGGGCTAAGACCGGGACGGCCCAGACCGGCCTGGCCGGTGACGACCTCAGCCGCGATTTTTACGGAACCTTTATCGCCTTTGCTCCCTACGACGATCCTCAGATCGCCTTTGCCGGGATCATAGAATACGCGAGCCATGGCGGCGACTCAGCGGGAATAGTGGCCCGGGAGGTCTTTGCCCGTTATTTCGGTTTGACCGACCAGCTTTCGGACGCCGAGCTGGCCGGAAGAGCCACCGAATAA
- the mreD gene encoding rod shape-determining protein MreD: MQVVVWLLAGMGALILEATLMEFFKIAGVKPDLLLILLLFYALETGAGRGAVVGLLYGLMEDLYVGRLLGFNALIKMLLGYLLGWGRDRLNVDNPWVPVSLAWGASLAAGVMFLLLCPLGGMDYPWSAALTTVILPASIYNASLAFVGQGLSRRRAEWVARKRNHGSLT, encoded by the coding sequence ATGCAGGTGGTAGTCTGGCTACTGGCGGGGATGGGCGCTCTGATTCTGGAAGCCACCCTAATGGAATTCTTCAAGATAGCCGGCGTTAAACCGGACTTGTTGCTGATCCTGCTCCTGTTTTATGCCCTGGAAACCGGGGCAGGCCGGGGGGCAGTCGTGGGGCTGCTCTACGGCCTGATGGAAGATCTTTATGTCGGCCGATTGCTGGGCTTTAACGCCCTGATCAAGATGCTGTTGGGCTACCTTCTGGGTTGGGGCAGGGATAGGTTAAATGTGGACAATCCCTGGGTACCTGTCAGCCTGGCCTGGGGAGCCAGCCTGGCCGCCGGAGTTATGTTTTTGCTCCTGTGCCCCTTGGGGGGAATGGACTATCCCTGGTCGGCAGCCTTGACCACTGTAATATTGCCTGCTTCTATTTATAACGCTTCTCTGGCCTTCGTAGGCCAGGGCCTTTCCCGGAGGAGAGCAGAGTGGGTAGCCAGGAAAAGGAACCATGGAAGCTTAACCTGA